The following are encoded in a window of Harmonia axyridis chromosome 7, icHarAxyr1.1, whole genome shotgun sequence genomic DNA:
- the LOC123685155 gene encoding hormone-sensitive lipase, translating into MTETKTCDVVRNVNITISDQEENIEILIVSCRNNSEFFSSDNSESGQRLHISFLAILDYLDSLKPKVQRIQNAMHKFDFDKNVQGNGYRSFISIVGYALKHTNDLSERILNKRDSMLFRKAALTKDIESCSHLLASLDTCFTHLETMMSWSEEGNLFPSEERSPDELISYADSINRYCFYGRNVGFQYCDSLKNIMKFIVLSMAIFSEAYYSQGSFISKATNSFFSTTKFISDPELVAKRVVNISTKADVEFCKAFWFLSESEIMNQIPSFISSSVAVSKTINLPAEPLFINVGDKEIEVPIPSSYIGKRSVQVRLISHSVHDGMMGESKNKAKPASPGLLIHCHGGGFVAQSSKSHECYLRDWAKHLKIPILSIDYSLAPEAPFPRALEEVTYAYCWALKNHSSLGSTGEKIIAAGDSAGANLLVATSLKCITLGLPPPNGLFLAYIPTLVNFVPSPSRLLSMMDPLLPLGFLLRCLKAYAMPDPSLLQNKTVNGQANSDTESFEEITESDLQELQARKSPVSDTSDTLTYGSLCSNLNDENEKDMYLTVSDIEKSEKQVSDFLEKYVLESDTDTDATKMIPSEQEISTSVQSNEYSIHSRVITFVSSLRSRISNIIGSPEGTREVPRDNTELFEGPSKFHDDFKFKAEADPFLSPILASDDLLKQLPPVKVLTVELDPCLDDCVMFAKKLKSLNNDVTLDVLKGLPHGFLNFSMLSKEAYEGSIICVQRIKQLFNFPSDD; encoded by the exons ATGACGGAGACAAAGACTTGTGATGTTGTTCGTAATGTTAATATAACAATAAGTGACCAAgaagaaaatatagaaattttaATAGTTTCATGTCGGAACAATTCAGAATTTTTCTCAAGCGATAATTCTGAAAGTGGCCAAAGATTACATATATCATTTTTAGCAATACTGGACTATCTAGATTCATTGAAACCCAAAGTCCAAAGGATACAAAATGCAATGCATAagtttgattttgataaaaatgtACAAGGTAATGGATACAGAAGTTTTATTTCAATAGTTGGGTATGCTTTGAAGCATACCAATGATTTGAGTGAAAGAATACTGAACAAGAGGGACAGTATGCTATTCAGAAAAGCTGCCTTAACAAA GGACATAGAATCATGTTCTCATTTATTAGCAAGTCTGGATACTTGTTTCACACATTTGGAAACTATGATGTCTTGGAGTGAAGAAGGTAACTTATTTCCAAGTGAAGAGCGCTCTCCTGATGAATTGATTTCATATGCAGACAGTATCAATCGTTATTGTTTCTATGGAAGAAATGTTGGTTTTCAG tattgtgattctttgaaaaatattatgaagttCATAGTGTTGTCAATGGCAATATTCTCAGAAGCCTATTACAGTCAGG GCTCTTTTATCTCAAAAGCTACCAATTCTTTCTTCAGCACAACAAAATTCATTAGTGATCCAGAATTAGTAGCAAAACGAGTAGTGAATATATCAACAAAAGCTGATGTGGAATTTTGTAAGGCCTTTTGGTTCTTGTCAGAAAgtgaaataatgaatcaaataccttcatttatttcatcaaGTGTTGCTGTATCTAAAACTATCAACTTGCCTGCAGAACCATTGTTCATCAATGTAGGCGACAAGGAGATAGAAGTTCCTATTCCGTCCTCTTATATTG GAAAAAGATCTGTTCAAGTTAGACTGATTAGTCATTCCGTCCATGATGGCATGATGGGGGAATCGAAAAATAAAGCAAAACCGGCAAGTCCAGGCCTTTTAATTCATTGTCATGGTGGAGGTTTTGTAGCGCAGTCTTCCAAATCGCATGAGTGTTACTTGAGGGATTGGGCTAAACATCTCAAGATACCGATTTTGAGTATCGATTACAGTTTAGCTCCTGAAGCACCTTTCCCGAGAGCTTTGGAAGAAGTAACTTATGCTTATTGTTGGGCTTTAAAAAATCATAGTTCCCTTGGAAGTACAG GAGAGAAGATCATAGCTGCAGGAGATTCTGCTGGTGCTAACTTGTTGGTAGCTACATCTTTAAAGTGCATCACATTAGGACTTCCACCTCCTAATGGGTTATTTTTAGCTTATATCCCAACTCTAGTTAATTTTGTACCATCACCATCAAGATTACTTTCAATGATGGATCCCTTGTTACCACTTGGATTCTTATTGAGATGTCTCAAAG CCTACGCAATGCCAGATCCTTCCTTGCTGCAAAACAAAACAGTCAATGGTCAGGCTAACTCTGATACTGAGAGTTTTGAAGAGATAACAGAGTCTGACCTTCAAGAATTGCAAGCTCGGAAATCACCGGTTTCGGACACATCAGACACCCTCACTTATGGATCTCTTTGTTCAAATCTGAACGATGAAAATGAGAAAGACATGTACCTGACTGTTTCTGATATCGAGAAGAGCGAAAAACAAGTGTCAGATTTTCTAGAAAAATACGTTTTAG AATCGGACACGGATACAGACGCAACCAAAATGATTCCTTCAGAACAGGAAATTTCGACATCAGTTCAAAGTAACGAATACTCAATCCACAGCCGAGTTATTACATTTGTTTCGTCATTAAGGAGTCGTATCAGCAACATCATTGGTAGTCCAGAAGGCACTCGAGAAGTACCTAGAGATAATACAGAATTGTTCGAAGGACCAAGCAAATTCCACGATGACTTCAAGTTCAAAGCTGAAGCAGATCCTTTCCTTAGTCCCATTTTAGCTAGTGATGATCTTTTGAAGCAGTTACCTCCAGTTAAAGTATTG ACAGTTGAACTGGACCCATGTCTAGATGATTGTGTGATGTTTGCGAAGAAATTGAAGTCTCTGAATAATGACGTAACTCTTGATGTATTGAAGGGCCTACCACATggttttctaaatttttcaatG CTCTCCAAAGAAGCCTATGAAGGCTCTATTATTTGTGTCCAAAGAATCAAGcaacttttcaattttccaaGTGATGATTGA
- the LOC123685156 gene encoding N-alpha-acetyltransferase 20 — MTTLRPFCCDDMFKFNNVNLDPLTETYGLSFYMQYLAHWPEYFQVAESPSGEIMGYIMGKAEGLGDNWHGHVTALTVSPDYRRLGLAASLINFLEDISEKKRCYFVDLFVRVSNKVAINMYTNLGYIVYRTVLEYYSGDPDEDAYDMRKACSRDVKQKSIIPLTHPVRPEEVE, encoded by the exons ATGACTACTTTGAGACCATTTTGTTGTGATGACATGTTTaaattcaacaatgt TAACTTAGATCCCTTGACGGAAACATACGGCCTCTCATTCTATATGCAATACTTAGCTCACTGGCCAGAGTATTTTCAAGTTGCTGAATCACCTAGTGGAGAAATAATGGGATATA TTATGGGTAAAGCTGAAGGCTTAGGAGACAATTGGCATGGCCACGTTACTGCTTTGACTGTCTCTCCAGATTATAGACGTTTAGGATTAGCAGCTTCTTTGATCAATTTTCTAGAGGACATTTCAGAGAA GAAACGCTGTTACTTTGTTGATTTGTTTGTTCGAGTCAGCAATAAGGTTGCTATAAACATGTACACCAATTTAGGTTATATAGTCTATCGAACAGTCTTGGAATATTATTCAGGGGATCCAGATGAAGATGCTTATG ATATGAGAAAAGCCTGTTCAAGAGATGTCAAACAGAAGTCAATAATACCATTAACCCACCCAGTGAGGCCAGAAGAAGTAGAATGA
- the LOC123685157 gene encoding probable N-acetyltransferase san — MTRANIELGNVTPHNIKQLKQLNSVVFPVSYNDKFYKDVLEAGELAKLAYYNDIVVGAVCCRIDTSEKSRRLYIMTLGCLYPYRRLGIGTMMVQHVLKYVEQDGNFDSIFLHVQVNNEGAIDFYKKFGFEVVETKEHYYKRIEPADAHVLQKTLRKISHVNGTL; from the exons ATGACTAG ggCCAACATAGAACTAGGAAATGTTACTCCTCATAACATCAAGCAACTCAAGCAATTGAATAGTGTTGTTTTCCCTGTTTCTTATAATGATAAATTTTATAAAGACGTATTAGAAGCAGGTGAACTCGCTAAATTAGCATATTACAATGATATTGTAGTGGGTGCTGTATGCTGTCGCATTGATACATCAGAAAAAAGTCGTAGACTGTATATAATGACATTGGGCTGCTTGTACCCTTACAGAAGATTAGGTATAGGTACTATGATGGTTCAACACGTTTTAAAATATGTAGAGCAAGATGGTAATTTTGACAGTATATTCCT ACATGTACAAGTAAACAATGAAGGAGCAATAGATTTTTACAAAAAATTCGGTTTTGAGGTTGTAGAGACGAAAGAACATTATTACAAAAGAATCGAACCAGCTGATGCTCATGTGCTGCAAAAAACTTTGCGTAAAATAAGTCATGTTAATGGAACCTTGTGA
- the LOC123684458 gene encoding pleiotropic regulator 1, with amino-acid sequence MEEVQRHSVHTLVFRSLKRSHDMFLSNRGYLPPEDENAEKTYQATKARDLYGEVFDDVKKMKAMKTLRDVEAGPNPPPPGTNHNVDNDTTENALVPVAVTNDNALMRTSQNSNQNQLMNTIKKTPIMPKPKWHAPWKLYRIISGHLGWVRCAAVEPGNEWFATGAADRIIKIWDLATGSLKVSLTGHVSTVRGLAVSARHPYLFSCGEDRQVKCWDLEYNKVIRHYHGHLSAIYSLSLHPTIDVLLTAGRDSTARVWDMRTKANVHTLTGHTHTVASVITQATEPQVITGSHDTTIRLWDLAAGKSICTLTNHKKSVRNVVFHPTSNMFASGSPDNIKQWKCPDGKFIQNLTGHNAIVNCLAVNPDGVLVSGGDNGTLHFWDWRTGYNFQRMQVPVQPGSMDSEAGIFSMTFDQSGTRLITTEADKTIKIYKEDDEATEETHPINWKPDILKRRKF; translated from the coding sequence ATGGAAGAAGTTCAGAGACATTCAGTTCATACTTTAGTTTTTAGGTCTTTGAAAAGATCTCATGATATGTTTCTATCTAATCGAGGGTATTTACCACCAGAAGACGAAAATGCGGAAAAGACATATCAAGCTACTAAAGCAAGGGACTTATATGGTGAAGTGTTTGATGATGTAAAGAAAATGAAAGCCATGAAAACTTTAAGAGATGTGGAAGCTGGACCAAATCCACCACCTCCTGGTACTAATCACAATGTGGACAATGATACTACTGAAAATGCCCTTGTACCAGTTGCAGTTACAAATGACAATGCCTTGATGCGCACTAGTCAGAATTCAAACCAGAACCAGTTAATGAATACTATTAAAAAAACACCAATTATGCCTAAACCTAAATGGCACGCACCCTGGAAATTATATAGGATAATTTCAGGACATTTGGGTTGGGTACGTTGTGCAGCAGTAGAACCAGGCAATGAGTGGTTTGCTACTGGTGCAGCAGATAGGATTATAAAGATCTGGGATTTGGCAACTGGCTCTCTTAAGGTATCCTTAACTGGCCATGTTAGTACTGTTAGAGGATTAGCTGTTAGTGCTCGACATCCATATTTATTCAGTTGTGGTGAAGATCGTCAAGTAAAGTGCTGGGATCTGGAGTATAATAAAGTAATAAGACACTATCATGGCCATCTCTCTGCGATATATTCCCTTTCACTCCACCCAACAATTGATGTATTGTTAACAGCTGGAAGAGACTCTACGGCAAGAGTGTGGGATATGAGAACTAAAGCCAATGTACATACCTTAACTGGTCATACACATACAGTTGCAAGTGTTATAACTCAAGCAACAGAACCACAGGTTATCACAGGATCTCATGATACTACAATAAGGTTATGGGATTTAGCAGCTGGAAAATCAATTTGTACCTTGACAAACCATAAGAAGAGTGTAAGAAATGTTGTATTCCACCCAACATCAAACATGTTTGCTTCGGGGTCGCCTGATAATATCAAACAATGGAAATGTCCAGATGGAAAGTTTATACAAAATTTGACAGGCCATAATGCTATTGTGAATTGCTTGGCCGTTAATCCAGATGGAGTTCTGGTTTCTGGAGGGGATAATGGTACACTTCATTTCTGGGACTGGAGGACAGGTTACAACTTTCAAAGAATGCAAGTTCCTGTACAACCTGGTTCAATGGACAGTGAGGCtggtattttttcaatgacaTTTGATCAATCTGGCACAAGATTAATAACTACCGAAGCagacaaaacaataaaaatttataaggAAGACGATGAAGCAACAGAAGAAACTCATCCAATCAACTGGAAACCTGATATCCTTAAACGAAGAAAGTTTTAG
- the LOC123684493 gene encoding pre-mRNA-splicing factor RBM22: MATSKTTNTYNRQNWEDSDFPILCQTCLGDNPYIRMTKEKYGKECKICARPFTVFRWCPGARMRFKKTEVCQTCSKLKNVCQTCLLDLEYGLPIQVRDAALKITDNLPKSDVNKEYYIQNMEKQLSRSDSGALANNSKLNEPNDLLMRLARTAPYYKRNRPHVCSFWVKGECRRGEECPYRHEKPTDPDDPLADQNIKDRYYGTNDPVADKLLKRAAAMPALPPPDDKTITTLYIGNLGNLTEQDIRDHFYQYGEIRTVSIVPKQQCAFVQYTTRQAAESAAEKTFNKLILGGRRLTIKWGRSQGRIGPLMGIQNMEVYEPVPGLPGALPELSNNFFNLEPGHIPLPNIPPPPSLMMPQLFGPPPLPQFFFNPPQLPPFVPNPSVAASAASSVTKEQSIAAVKPTVHYPSQDPSRLGATQITTERQE; this comes from the exons atgGCTACTTCTAAAACAACAAATACTTACAATCGGCAAAATTGGGAAGATTCC GATTTTCCTATACTGTGTCAAACATGTTTGGGAGATAACCCTTATATTCGAATG acgaaagaaaaatatggaaaggAATGTAAAATATGTGCTAGGCCTTTCACAGTTTTCAGATGGTGTCCTGGAGCTAGAATGCGCTTTAAGAAAACTGAAGTATGTCAGACTTGCAGCAAATTGAAAAATGTCTGTCAGACTTGTTTGCTAGATCTAGAATATGGGTTACCTATTCAG GTCAGAGATGCTGCTTTGAAAATTACTGATAATCTTCCTAAAAGTGATgtgaataaagaatattatatcCAAAATATGGAGAAGCAG ttgagtaGATCAGATTCTGGTGCATTGGCCAATAACAGTAAGCTAAATGAACCAAATGATCTTTTGATGCGTTTAGCAAGAACTGCACCTTATTATAAGAGGAATAGACCTCACGTATGTTCTTTCTGGGTCAAAGGTGAATGTAGAAGAGGTGAAGAATGTCCATATAGACATGAGAAGCCTACAGATCCTGATGATCCATTGGCAgatcaaaatatcaaggataGATATTATGGAACTAATGACCCAGTTGCTGATAAATTACTGAAAAGAGCTGCTGCCATGCCGGCATTGCCACCTCCAGATGATAAAACAATTACGACTTTATATATTGGAAATCTTGGAAATTTGACAGAACAAGATATAAG GGACCACTTTTACCAATATGGTGAAATTCGAACTGTGAGCATTGTTCCTAAACAACAATGTGCTTTTGTACAGTATACAACTCGTCAAGCAGCAGAATCGGCAGCTGAAAAAACTTTCAACAAGTTGATCTTGGGTGGTAGGCGCCTCACAATCAAATGGGGAAGATCTCAAGGAAGAATTGGTCCTTTGATGGGAATTCAGAATATGGAAGTGTATGAACCAGTTCCAGGCTTACCTGGAGCTTTGCCAGAATTgagcaataattttttcaatttggaacCTGGACATATACCATTGCCAAACATTCCTCCACCACCGTCTTTAATGATGCCTCAGTTGTTTGGTCCTCCTCCGCTACCTCAATTCTTTTTCAATCCACCACAATTGCCTCCTTTCGTTCCAAATCCAAGTGTTGCGGCTAGTGCTGCAAGTTCTGTAACTAAAGAACAGAGTATTGCTGCTGTTAAACCTACTGTGCATTATCCCAGTCAGGATCCTAGTAGGTTAGGTGCAACACAAATAACTACTGAAAGACAGGAATGA
- the LOC123683790 gene encoding centrosomal protein of 97 kDa — MEEVSEILNLSNKKLKKLSKLSLEESQNITNLILDDNELQRLDNIDSFVKLQKLSIVRNQLLRMYGVCRLHSLHTLNLAHNGILTIEGLKELINLKWLCLAGNNIKTIEHLNTNMQLEYLDLSENSIVHINDISFLKNLKELYLHNNKINHLVQCDRFLPISLINLTLANNNISDLNEISQLVHLTNLTSISIANNPCVNMSGKNIGFDYRPFVINWLMNVTVIDGYVVDAIESLRAEWLYSQGRGRHFRIGDHSELVQYLASVCPLSGETLETEEDRKLRLILSKAQQHQRQLRDQESNGESPNPSPMTRKKLNSAKNLMKPPTSRYSKSPDRMSSSYYNSNSASESSFSIMSHSMDPSLLSQSINSDKNTTTDMSQSMVLDKCLDSEPANSPLQALSKMVPVPESLMSPDYRPSSLNRMNSPSITSSTKSSRTTPIVNVKAKNVTGSPKNLRTPISSRFNSSVNSNYKKIVSPTPTRHKNVISNSNSTKTESTPKKQPTSILRKSVSSDDDSVCDSKLQTIQMKAEERRQLKDSEAGSNSSMEDRVEQAAVCIQKIWRGYYTRNKNKEVQQIFRDLQSQRANQYIQKLASDMENTKAALESERKIQMLQTEAISALWKKISAIQPDNMAKNYTMTDLRNEENGEIIKHLAQTCSVLQNQIHQLQSSMEEIVKVMTLFSQAAGLGCPLREKENGIATQTEIVAVHTPQGEAAKNFPFQKQTRPSSLPLPVSAKKKDNSQQSNQHNVSDLRQFAGSLVDGVLKTVSETKDTFNGRNTSEISITVTDKTTDDCGVDEK; from the exons TCGATGATAATGAGTTGCAAAGATTGGATAACATTGACTCCTTTGTCAAACTTCAAAAG TTATCAATTGTCCGTAATCAATTGCTTCGTATGTATGGAGTGTGCAGGTTACATTCCCTACATACCTTGAATTTAGCGCATAACGGAATACTTACAATTGAAGGTTTAAAAGAACTCATTAATTTAAAATGGCTTTGCTTGGCTGGAAATAATATTAAG ACAATTGAACATCTGAACACTAATATGCAATTAGAATACTTAGATCTATCAGAGAATAGTATAGTACACATAAATGATATCTCATTTTTGAAGAATCTCAAA GAACTATACCTTCATAACAACAAGATAAATCATTTGGTGCAGTGTGatagatttttacctataagcTTGATAAATTTAACTCTCGCTAACAATAATATTagtgatttgaatgaaatatctcaGTTGGTACATTTAACTAACTTAACAAGCATCTCAATTGCTAACAATCCTTGTGTTAATATGAGTGGTAAAAACAT AGGCTTTGACTATCGACCTTTTGTTATAAATTGGCTTATGAATGTTACAGTTATAGATGGATATGTTGTTGATGCTATAGAAAG CTTGAGAGCTGAATGGTTATACTCTCAAGGTAGAGGTAGACATTTTCGAATAGGCGATCACAGTGAACTTGTTCAATATCTTGCAAGTGTTTGTCCACTCAGTGGTGAAACTTTGGAAACTGAAGAAGACAGAAAACTACGCCTTATATTGAGCAAAGCTCAACAACATCAAAGGCAACTGAGAGATCAGGAATCAAACG GTGAAAGTCCTAATCCATCACCAATGACAAGAAAGAAACTCAATAGTGCTAAGAACCTTATGAAGCCACCTA cATCTCGTTATTCTAAATCACCAGATAGGATGTCATCAAGTTATTATAATTCAAACAGTGCCAGTGAAAGCAGTTTTTCAATTATGTCTCATAGTATGGATCCCAGTCTATTATCGCAATCTATCAATTCTGATAAGAACACTACAACCGATATGTCCCAAAGTATGGTTTTGGATAAATGTTTAG ATTCAGAACCTGCCAATAGCCCTTTACAAGCACTTTCCAAGATGGTGCCAGTACCTGAATCGCTGATGAGCCCAGATTATAGGCCATCTTCCCTGAACAGGATGAATTCTCCTAGTATCACATCTTCAACAAAAAGCTCTCGAACAACACCTATCGTCAATGTTAAGGCTAAAAACGTGACAGGTTCACCGAAGAATTTGAGAACACCAATATCTTCACGATTTAATTCTTCAGTGAATTCTAACTATAAAAAGATTGTTTCTCCAACACCAACAAGACACAAAAATGTTATTAGCAACAGTAATTCGAC taaAACAGAATCGACTCCTaagaaacaaccaacatcaatTCTAAGAAAGTCAGTTAGTAGTGACGATGACTCTGTTTGTGACTCCAAATTACAGACTATTCAAATGAAAGCAGAAGAGAGAAGACAGTTGAAGGATTCAGAGGCTGGAAGTAACAGTAGCATGGAGGATAGGGTCGAACAGGCTGCAGTttgcattcagaaaatatggagAGGGTATTACACTCGTAATAAGAATAAAGAGGTGCAGCAAATATTCAGAGATCTCCAAAGCCAAAGAGCCAACCAATATATTCA AAAGTTAGCTAGTGATATGGAAAATACTAAAGCAGCTCTAGAAAGtgagagaaaaattcaaatgttaCAGACTGAAGCCATAAGTGCcctatggaaaaaaatttcagcgATTCAACCTGATAATATGGCGAAGAACTATACAATGACCGATctcagaaatgaagaaaatggggaaataataaaacatcttGCTCAAACTTGTAGTGTTCTTCAAAaccag ATACATCAATTACAATCTTCTATGGAGGAGATTGTCAAGGTTATGACTTTGTTTAGTCAAGCTGCTGGTCTTGGGTGTCCGCTCCGTGAAAAGGAAAATGGAATAGCGACACAAACAGAAATTGTTGCTGTACATACACCTCAG GGTGAGGCTgcaaaaaattttccattccAAAAGCAAACCAGACCATCTTCTCTACCGTTACCTGTTAGTGCGAAGAAAAAAGATAACTCTCAACAGTCAAATCAACATAATGTTTCCGACCTTCGACAGTTTGCTGGTTCGCTTGTCGATGGAGTGTTAAAAACGGTTTCAGAAACCAAAGATACCTTCAACGGGAGGAACACCTCTGAAATCTCTATTACAGTTACAGATAAGACTACTGATGATTGTGGCGTAGATGAAAAATAG